Proteins encoded in a region of the Deefgea piscis genome:
- a CDS encoding ABC1 kinase family protein, protein MLKETFTVVRDLPRVREIVAILIRYGLGNLVQKLGLNKGIERASDALHLPGEHEIELLDPAVRVRQALEQLGPTFIKLGQVLATRVDMFTPDWIAEFEKLQSEVPPLDFAILLPELQQLLGDDPHAIFKALDPIPVGSASIAQVHRAQLQDGTEVVLKIRRPGIIPKIEADLRILRHVASLAEFEFPDLRRYQPVRIVDEFAKSLRRELNLSTEARNLERFVQNFAAHDEIEIPRIWWQWTGESLNVQSFIGGIAGNDLAQVDAAGMDRKVLAARGADAVLKMVLIDGYFHADPHPGNVKYLPGNRIAFLDFGMVGRLPRPRRDQIVDLLAALSQRDEHGILNVLLEWTGDTLVDETKLASDIADFMFNYENLPLKDVPFGHMLNDVAVIMRDHEITLPSDLTLLFKALITLEGLGRQLDPDFKMVPHLTPFVKEVILERLSPKAWLKTGKDNVFEAFSVLSGLPSDIGKLIKQARRGSLKVDLDLKRLDRFGSLLAKSANRLTMGIVTGALIIGSSIAMTIKTGPTLLGMPLLGFLGFVVALVNAIWLMFAIWASGKDER, encoded by the coding sequence AGTGATGCTTTGCATTTGCCCGGTGAACATGAAATTGAATTGCTTGATCCTGCAGTGCGTGTTCGACAAGCATTAGAGCAATTGGGCCCTACATTTATTAAATTGGGCCAAGTTTTAGCCACTCGGGTGGATATGTTTACCCCCGATTGGATTGCTGAATTTGAAAAACTACAAAGTGAAGTGCCACCTTTGGATTTTGCTATTTTATTGCCGGAATTACAGCAATTATTAGGTGATGATCCGCATGCGATTTTTAAAGCATTAGATCCCATTCCAGTGGGCTCGGCATCCATCGCTCAGGTGCATCGGGCGCAGTTGCAAGATGGCACCGAGGTCGTGTTAAAGATTCGTCGGCCGGGAATTATTCCAAAAATTGAAGCCGATTTACGTATTTTGCGGCACGTTGCCAGCTTGGCTGAATTTGAGTTTCCAGATTTGCGGCGTTATCAGCCGGTGCGGATTGTGGATGAATTTGCCAAGTCGCTGCGTCGAGAACTGAATTTGTCGACCGAGGCGCGTAATTTAGAGCGTTTTGTACAAAACTTTGCAGCGCATGATGAGATTGAAATTCCACGTATTTGGTGGCAATGGACTGGCGAAAGTTTGAATGTACAAAGTTTTATCGGCGGGATCGCGGGCAATGACTTAGCGCAAGTCGATGCTGCAGGTATGGATAGAAAAGTATTGGCAGCCCGTGGTGCTGATGCGGTGCTTAAAATGGTGTTAATCGATGGTTATTTTCATGCCGACCCACATCCTGGCAATGTGAAGTATTTGCCGGGCAATCGCATTGCCTTTTTAGATTTTGGCATGGTTGGCCGTTTGCCACGGCCACGGCGCGATCAAATTGTCGATTTATTGGCCGCTTTATCGCAACGTGATGAGCATGGCATTTTAAATGTATTGCTCGAATGGACCGGTGACACTTTAGTTGATGAGACTAAATTGGCCAGTGATATTGCCGATTTTATGTTTAATTACGAGAATCTGCCGCTAAAAGACGTTCCGTTTGGACATATGCTCAACGATGTTGCCGTCATTATGCGCGACCATGAAATCACATTGCCGTCGGATTTAACCTTGTTATTTAAAGCGCTGATCACCTTGGAAGGTTTGGGGCGTCAGCTTGATCCTGATTTTAAAATGGTGCCTCATCTAACGCCATTTGTGAAAGAGGTTATTCTTGAACGCTTGAGTCCGAAGGCGTGGCTTAAAACCGGCAAAGACAATGTGTTTGAAGCATTCAGTGTGTTGTCCGGTTTGCCCAGTGATATTGGTAAACTGATCAAGCAAGCTCGGCGCGGTAGTTTAAAGGTGGATTTGGACTTAAAACGCTTAGATCGTTTTGGCAGTTTACTGGCTAAAAGTGCGAATCGGTTGACGATGGGCATTGTGACTGGTGCATTGATTATTGGCTCATCGATTGCCATGACGATTAAGACTGGGCCCACTTTATTGGGGATGCCTTTGCTGGGTTTTTTGGGCTTTGTTGTCGCTTTGGTTAATGCAATTTGGTTGATGTTTGCGATTTGGGCTTCTGGCAAAGACGAGCGTTAA
- a CDS encoding DNA-deoxyinosine glycosylase, with translation MTLRQKSSFNAVFDAHSRILILGSLPGDASLNAGHYYAHPRNAFWPIISQLIAIDLTPLPFAERYPLIQQYGIALWDVVQQASRVGSLDTAIQTPQFNPLDAWCRAQPQLQLVAFNGQAAAKYGSKLIPGYIEQVVLPSSSPAHTLNVSHKTEAWLTTLRPYLTT, from the coding sequence ATGACTTTGCGACAAAAATCCAGCTTCAATGCGGTGTTTGATGCCCATAGCCGCATCTTAATTTTAGGCAGCTTGCCAGGCGATGCCTCGCTCAATGCAGGGCATTACTATGCGCACCCGAGAAACGCCTTTTGGCCGATAATCAGTCAATTGATTGCCATCGACTTAACACCCCTCCCATTTGCTGAACGCTACCCCCTTATTCAGCAATATGGCATTGCGCTTTGGGATGTGGTGCAACAAGCGAGCCGTGTTGGCAGCCTTGATACCGCGATCCAAACACCGCAATTTAATCCGCTTGACGCATGGTGTAGAGCGCAGCCTCAACTGCAACTAGTCGCCTTTAATGGCCAAGCCGCAGCCAAATACGGCAGCAAACTCATTCCGGGGTATATTGAGCAAGTCGTTTTACCATCTAGCAGCCCTGCGCATACCCTTAATGTTAGTCATAAGACCGAAGCTTGGCTCACCACGCTGAGGCCTTATTTAACAACTTAA